The Hevea brasiliensis isolate MT/VB/25A 57/8 chromosome 1, ASM3005281v1, whole genome shotgun sequence DNA segment aataataataataataataatagttaaaaataaaaaataatttaaaagataacaACAATAACAATAGTAATAAAAGGTTATTAATGactattaatttaaagaaaattggcCATTGACTTGTGATTTTTTAATCCACTATCATATAATTTGctcaattttaaattattttatatctttaataaatatttttactatATTGCTATATtgtttttattataaaatctttgtTAAAAAATTCTAGAGACAAAAAATATagtatacataaaaaaaattataaaaataaaatatatagattTAGCTTATTTATAATaagtgtattattttttatgttaataatttaatattccttTTATTTCACTTTCCTAAGATTAGTTAATACTTATTATTATCATTACGACCAACTTATGGTAATTGAATTGAAACGGCCAagtaaatgaaaaatattttactattataaaaattagatttgaatttttGTTACTgtctttcaattaaataatatttaattataaaattaaatttttatttaaataatttctatttatttgCCTATATAAAGTATGTCATAAGTGACATTTGATACACATCCAGCACTCTCCTCTcaataagtatttttattttacctaagtgctcttaaatttttttttatttgctctattttttttattatttcttttaaaaattattagttatcatttttaaaatttatttatttaaatatatttaattaatattatttaattattaatttttattctaaatttcttatttaatatttcttaaaatttttaatattttatttcattataattatgtaTCGAATTATCCATATTTTActatcattaatttttaaaagaattatttctaaattttaattaaatatctaaattttaaaGATGGATCGCAAATATTATTACATCAAAAATTTAGCTACAAgtaaatatgattaaaaaaaattaaaattacaatatcaaaattatgagatttatgtatttttaacatttattatattaatagaaaataatgatattttaaaattttaatttttataaaaatgtatttttttatatcataaatttacatAAAACGATTACTATttttgtgaaataattattttgtaaaacatatatcaaattaataaaaaaattacactttacaaaaatttaaagaaatagtatttttaaaaaataatgtaataaaatattatttttaattaataataatgttatatattttcattattagtataattaaataattcaattcattattaataattttattacattttaaatgaagTAATCATATAAACTACTATTAATATAAGTATAAAAGAAAcaaataggtattttaattaattacactataaattaattaaaaatttattattataatagataaaaatttattcaaaataagagaaattttaattgaaaattaatttaatagtaataatttatctattatgtaattaaaatttaaattaaaaaattataaattaacaaTACATAGCTTGGGTATTATACTAGTTTTCTACTATAGTATAATGTCCAAACTTTAAAAACAAAAGGGGGAAAGCACAGCTGAGGGGGCAGCGTCAACTAACTATTATCTTTATATCTATATGTTCAAGCCAGCAAAGCTTGTACACAAACCATAACACGTCCTATAGATGATGCAAACATCCCTTTCATCTACAAATTTCTATGTCTACTACTTCCTAAgtaatggcttttttttttttttaattggcgcTTCACGTGTAGAGTGGATGTGatgcatgaaaaaaaaaaaaaaggagaaatcaAGAGTTTAGACATATTAAAATAAGAGGACATCCATGTATGTGTGATCTACGAAGTAGGAAGTAAATACTTGCCTAATTTTTTTTGAAGTTCCCACTAAGAATGCCTTGCTTGCAATAATTGATGCTTTGCACGCTGCTGCTTTTGCACGCAATGCTGAAACTTCATTTCTTGCAATTCGTAACTCCTCTAGGAGATTTTCCACCCTGGATGTCAACTCTTCAGCTTTCACCTTCAAAAGGCAGCATTAATAGCACCGTAAACTTCTTTTGAGCTTGGAACCACTTAAACAACTCTCGTGCTATTAATGATTTATTGTAAGAACAAGACAGTTGAGATTCAAGTGAATGAAAGAACCATACTACTGTAAATGTTAATTAAAGCATATGTTGAATCAATTTTTCCTGAGTTTGAGCAAGTCAATGTTGTTACTTATTCAGGATACAATATCTCTTTGCTGTACAATGGATATTCCACTTTTACTTTTGAACATAAAGATCCAAAGTAACTGTACTTCAATTTGATTTGACTGCGAAACCAAAAAATAGCTCATAGCAGTCTCACTATGAAAAAGATAAACCATTTCTTCACATGACTCTGAAAAAGATTATCAAGATGAAACTCTTATAATGGAGAGAACAAAAGCAGCTGTATCATGCCCAACAAATGAAAATAACACAACCAAATCAagagaacaatatatatatatatatatatagagagagagagagagagagagagagatattcAAACAAAGCAGAATCCATTGGCCAAGAATTTCAGATAAGAGAACTAAAAGAGGAAAGCATACCTTGAGAGTGGAGCAAAGACGTTTCACCTGGGCATCTCTTGCATTTATGTATTCAATGAAAGCTTCACCGGCCACGGCTTCTATACGCCTGATTCCTGATGCAATTCCCTGCTCTGAGATTATTTTGAAAGCACGTATTTCGGCAGTATTGCTGACATGGGTTCCTCCACAAAGTTCCAACGATACACCTGGAACCTCTACAACTCGCACCTACAACACATCAGaaaacattttaaaaaatattctgTGCTCTTTTCCTATTGCACATTCAATACATTGATAACATTCAAAATTCTAGGATATCTAAATTGTCATTAAATGTTCACAAAAATGCACAAATATCTGCATATGCACAAGTGGATCACATGGCTTTCACCTCATTTTAGTTTTCTTAGCAACGCTATCTAATAATTGATATTTGGATCATAATTCCCTTACTAATGTTGGAACTATGTTATTCTGACGTGTCACTCTATTAGACTTGTGAGATGAAAAggggaggttttttttttttttttcattttaataggATGTACATTTAGGCCAAAATATTAATCTCAGCGTGCTTAGTAGTTCAGAGATGAGAAACTTATTAAATCTTCTTTGAGGCTTCATTTCTAATACAGAATAGgaagtttagaattttatttaggaattttaattattgtagaattaggaaatttaaagaatttttattatttaaaatattattattattattatgtctaTTATTtcctaatttatcttatttaatatTCCTAATTAAAGTTGATTAAGGTTTCTACTCTTAAATTGATTAGGGTTGTAAGCTCTATAAATAAAGCTAATATTATATTATTCAATATTTTTAGACTATGATTATTATTgagattaataaaattattgataATTAATTCTCTTTTTCAAGGATTGGTCTTTGATTTCTTATTCTTCTTAGTTCTTTCCCTTTATTCTACATCAATTTTAGTATCAAAGCCTAAATTCAATCCAAATTCCATAGCTTCATGAAATTTTTACAAACATCCCATTCAAACATTCTTGTGTTTTAGCCTTCGAAATTTCTGCCTTTGTTCATCCAGCAAAATTTCCATTTAAACCATCCAAAACTTTTGCTACCTTTTgctatttgtaaaaaaaaaataataataataaaaagaactTTGAGAAATAGAGCACTGTCAGAAGTCAGAATCTTGTTTTGGCATCCCTGGAACTTTAACCCGACGGGGTGGGTTGCACTCACCAAGTCTTTCTGTGCTCCAACTTGCACTAAATTTCTGCCATATCAACAGAATTTGACAATGAAGTTTGAATTTTCTGGAGGAGGTATGTTTTCTTAATTGAATATCATGAACACTTACATTGAGAGGCTAGAAGACGAGATCAATTACTACAAAAACGTTCTCGAAGAAATTAATTATGACATTAGATTTCATAAGTGTCAATTACTATCTCTATGTAATTGGATAGATAATTATAGTTATAGATGTGATCATGAAAGATGTTTTTACATGGTAAATATCGAAAAGTTAGACAGATTTTACTAGATAAGGAAAGGGAATATGAAGATTTACTACAATTCTTACAAGTTAAGAAAAGCGAGCTTGAAAAATGCAGGAAAGAACTTGTGATTTCAAGTGTAAAAAAATTGAATGCACAGCTTGATAAGTTCCCCAAAGTaaagcttaatgagttatcaaaaGTAGAGTTAAATGAATTATTAGTAGCTTTGCAAGGACTTAAAGAAGAAATTCAAATTATAAATCAAGAAGAAAAGTTTGATGTTGAAGATGAACAAGAAGAATAATTCGAAGAGCAGCTTGAAGATGAGAATAAGGAACAAAAAGAGCAACCTGGAGAAACTAAGCTTGAAGAGTATGAGATTGAAGAATCTAAAGATTCAAGTCTTGAACATTCACATGTTGAAGAGCCAATTCTAGAGCAAGAAGGCGATAAAACAACACAAACAAAGCTTGAGAAAGATATATTTGGGAATGAAAAACATTCAATGGAGATATCAATGAAAATTGAAGATCCTGTTGAGTTAAATGACATTTCAACTATTGTTCTAATTGATTTTATCTATCGAGATGTTTCCAAGAATACAAAAGAGAGTGCAAACTTATTTAAGTCAATCTTGCTGCTACCATAAATGAAGATAGCACTGTGTGTTCTCCGCATATAGTTTGTGATTCTTCAGCACTTTAAGACTAGAGAACGAGTTTTCTCCAACCAGGGGAGAATAATGCAAAATAGaaagtttagaattttatttaggaattttaattattgtcgaattagaaaatttaaagagttttattatttagaaattttattattactattaggtctattatttcctaatttatcttatttagtattcctaattagaGTTTATTAGGGTTTCTATTCCTAAATTGATTAGGGTTGTAAGCTCTATAAAtagaattaattttatattattcagTTGCTTTAGACTATGATTATTATTGAGATTAATAAAATTgttgagaattagttctctttttCAAGGATTGGTCCTTGATTTCTTATTCTTCTTGGTTATTTCCCTTTGTTCTACATCAATTTCTTGTGTGGAAAACAAAATCTGCATATGAGAATCGATAAGTAGAAAAAATGTTTTCCTACTTAAAAGGGAAAACTAGATCATTTTCAAGCAAAATGATTCATGCTTTCCAAACATAGAACCTGTAAGTGATAGACACATTCTAGTCTAATGATCTTCGCAATCACTTGTAGCTACACTGGACGCCCAAGCGTTCTGGCAGTCATTTGGAAAACCataatttacctttttttttcataattttatcaGTTATTCAACTATAAATAGACAAATATGAAATCTTTATAGGTCCAAACATTTTCCTATTCTTATTTActaaaagaaaattatattttcaatgtaatccacATTCCAGAAAATAATTTTCAACTAAATTTCAATATTACAACCAACAATAGATtccttataaaatattttctatagaaAGGTTATTTTCCACAAAACAAATGGAACTTAAGAATTAAGAAATAGCTACAATAGTATGTTGATGTCCATCTTGTTGCAGATTAAGGCATCAATCAGAAAACAAGACTAGCATTTCAAAAACCTAAAGACAGGAAACACAAGTCCCTTTTCTAAGTTTTCAGTTGAGTGAAACCAAGCCCCAATCTCTTACATTTTGTAGTAGTTAAATCAATAATTTTATGCCATTTTCCAGAAAATCTCAAATTTCCAAGAATAGGCTCCCTGCCCCCTTTTCCTCTGTCCCTTGtgttttagaaattttaaatggaaTCAGCATTCAATTTAGGCATGGTCTACATAAATAAGAACAATAGAATTGGAAATACATGCCTAATTATAGGATACAAGCAGAACAGTTAGAAGACAAAACAAGCCTAAGGACACGCATGCCTGAGGATATATATGGGTTAAATTATAGAAACTCCATAACATTGGCTAAAATATGCATTTGGACCcttgtatttttaaaaaaaaaattaatcatgaACCTATGCTTTTCAAATTCCTTAAAATTTAATCTTTCCTTAAAATTTAATCTTTCCTTAAAATTTAATCTAGCCAATAAAGTACCATACACTTTAATCCTAGGGTTTTTAAATGGAATTTTGGTTTCTGAGACTAAAATGTAGCATATATGAAAACTCAGGGATTGTTTCACTTAAAAGCGATTAAAGCACAATTGATTGTATTTTCTAAATGAACTAGATCAACAAATGCCAGGGAGTTTTTGTCATTTACCCAAATAGCTttaataaattctttaaattATATGGAAATAGATTAGTGAAGCTTGAATGGAGTATGATACCAATGCTCTAATCATTTCACTATTCTGAAACTTGTACCTGTTCTCCATATTTTTCTCCAAACATTGCAATAGCCCCCGCTTTTTTGGCATCATTAAGTGACATCACCTTGGTTTGAAGAAGTGTTGCATCCCCAATCCATCCATTTATTAATCTTTCAATTTCCTCCAGCTCAGTATCAAGAAGCGGTctatgaaagttaaaatcaaaccTGAGACGATCAAAAGCCACCAGTGAACCAGCTTGTGatgtttcattgccaataactTTCTTTAGTGCAGATTGTAATAAATGAGTAGTGGTATGATGAACCTGCATAATATCAAACATTCTTTTAATACCAAGATAAGTAAGGCagaaaaattgaatgaaaaaaaaaaaaaaaagatttaaaagAAAACTTTGTTTTTGATATGTTGTTCAAATTTTCTAGTTATTAAATTAGTTCAGCTTGAAGGTAATCATGCATAAATATTTGGTAGGATTTTAATTCAGCTCACAATTTCGCTCCTAAGAAATGTTCATTATTCAACTCATTTCAAAATATTTAAACTGCACATGCAAAAATAGGTCAATTCTATTAAATCTTGTGCTCTTAAATTACTCATTTCACAATTTGCTCCTGCACCTTGGCTCGCTGTCGCAATTTTGGATCTACTGCAGCTTCTACTTCTCTGCCAACCTCTAGAACTCCCTCTTTGATAGTGCCCTTATGAATAAATACATTGCCTGGAGATTTTTGAACGTCTTTTATTTCCACAACAGCTACAGGTTTGCTTTCACCTCCGGTAACATATAGAAAACCATGATCCCCAATTTGACCACCAGATTCTGCATAAAATGGCGTCTTATCCAGCAAAACTTCTACTTCACTTCCTTCAGCCACCTGTATCACTGACTTCCCATTTACCAAGAGACTTTCAATGATTGCTCTTGCAGAAAGCATGTCATACCCTAGAAATTCAGTATCAGAAACAATTTCAGAAAGATCTCCATTTTCCACTGCAATTTTAACAACATTGTGTGCAGCCTGAGATTGTCGCCTTTGCTTTTCCATCTCAATCTCAAAACCATCTGCATCTATTTTGACACCATGTTCTCCAGCAACTTCTGCTGTTATCTCAACTGGAAATCCATATGTGTCATATAGAAGAAATACATCTTTTCCAGATAAACAAGGTACAGTTCCATTTTTATGACCACTTGATAATGCATCTGCTAGCATTTGGTCAAGCAACTTTTCTCCTCTCTCCAGTGTCTGCACAAAACGAAGTTCTTCCCTTTGTAGCTCTTCAAGAATGTGGGATGCTCTAGTCTTCACATCTGAATCAACATAAGTGCTCAATTCTATTACTTTCTCTGCAATGGCAGGTAAAAATGCTGCTTCTAGATTACTTTTACCATCCCCCTTTACACCAATCAACCTGCTAGAACGAACAGCCCTTCTAATGAGCCGGCGGACCACATAGCCTCTACCAATATTTGATGGGAGTACtccatctgatatgagatataCAATTGCGCGCAAATGATCTCCTATAATCTAAAAACAATACAAAACTTTAGTTCATAAAATTCATAATGAAAGAAAAACTTTGTTCAAGCAAAATTTTTAAGCATATTGCAGATAGTTTAAGTGGTAACATACTTTAAGGTTCATTTTTGTCTGATCATCAGCTAGAGCATATGATATATTTGCCAGTTCTGAGGCCTTCTCAATAATGGGATAAATCAAGTCAGTCTCATAATTGTTTGGAACCTGCAGGAAAAGTATGACTTCCAGAACTATGAATTTTGAAGCAGCAGTTGGGTGACGTAAATAAACTAATTCTCCCTCTTAAAAGGTACCTCCATTGCAATGTCACATTTCCTTTGACATGAAAACAAAGAATTCAGTCACCAATTTTTTATGAGGAAGATGTATACCTTTTGAAGGATGCGAGCCAGACGCTCTAGGCCAAGACCAGTATCTATGTTCTTTTGTTTTAAGGGTTCAAGTGAGCCATCATCCATTTTATTGTACTGCATGAAAACTAGATTATAGAACTCTATAAACCTAGTATCATCTCCAAGATCCTGCCAAATTGATTGTTAAGACAGTAAAGATTAATGAAACATCAGTACAAGAAATTCCCAAGTAAAAACTTTATACAACCTAATCCCCCACCTTCAGAAAACAAGGCACCATGCTCAAACTAAAGGAACACATACCACATCCAAATATCCCATTTCAGGATGAAAATCATAATAGAGCTCCGAGCACGGACCACAAGGACCAGTAATCCCACTGGTCCAAAAGTTGTCTTCTTCACCCATCCTTTTTATGTGCTCAACGGGAACACCCACCTGATGCAAAGTTCTATCACCGAATCATTTACAGAAAGCATTATAGTACAAGCAAAATAAGTACAAAAAGGAATAAGTTTCAGATGCTGATTCTAGACTGGAATTAAACAAGACTAGGCAGTACACTGCAGAAAATAGGGATGCTTCTAATATTCTTATATTATAATTGAAGAAAAGGACAACTACAAATTCCAAacaagattgaaaaaaaaaaaaaagatataaaaaattataactcGACAATTTTGTGATTGTGGACATGGAAAAAGATCTAACTTTCCAATGCACATATGAATGGAAGTTTACAAGCAAGAAGAGATAGAACTGCACAACATAGAGGAACTAACTACATGTGAAGTAAACAAATAATGACATCAAATCCGTAACAGTTAGTGAACCTTTGTATAGCTTACCTCATCATGCCATATTTCAAAAgcttcatcatcattttcatataCGCTGACCCATAATCTGTCACCTGGTAGCCCAAATCTGTAGGGACAAACTAATCCTTTCATTTCGAAATCATTTTAACAAACTAAAGAATCCATAATCAAAAGGAACATTATATTCATGCATACTCCTTTGTTGAAAGCTCCCATGCCCATTTAATTGCTTCTTTCTTGAAGTAATCTCCGAAACTGAAGTTCCCAAGCATCTCGAAAAAAGTATGATGTCGGGCTGTTCGGCCAACATTCTCCACATCATTTGTGCGAATGCACCTTTGAGCTGTTGTAGCTCGAGGTACTTGTTTGGGAGCCTAAATAGAAGCATTACTACAGTAAAAATCACCATTTATGAGAAAGCAGAATggggagaagaaaaaaaaaagaggcttTATAAAATGGCATTAGCCATCCAATAACCACTTGGAAGGCTTAAGTTCCCATTTTTGGACACTaacagaagaaaaaaaaaggaaatgataAAAAGAACCCAACGCAAATAAAAAAGTGCATCCTCTTCTCACAATTAGTTGGGACACATCCATGAATTTTGCTAATGGGTCCTATCTAATTGGGAGAGAAGATGCACTCCTCTATGCTGAAATATTACTCTATTTTTCCTTGTTATTTTTGTGGTGGGGTGGAGTGGGACAGGAGGTGTGGGGGGTGGAACTAAGACATACAAAGTTATTTTGTTAGTTTAACTTGAGTTTTGATGCCATATTTGGAAACAGAATATGTCTCTCTATGTATATAGGCACAAGACAAAGTTGCATACAGAACTTATTACAAGAAAAATGATAAGCCAGAGTGCCTAGAGTCTTATCCAGTTTCTCATCCTTTAATTCTGGGCTTCTACTTTAGCAATAAGATTCATGGCATCCATATATCTCATGTCATTAGAAACCATGTCAGCGAGAAGATTAATCAGTAAATCTCTAATTTCCAAAGTCAGAGAGAAACTAGCATTAATATGGCACAAAAGAACATAATTcagaattctcaaatttttaaggACCAGAAATTCAGGAAAGTTCTGCAACTGCATTATGAGTTCATGAATGCACCATATCCTCAAGTACTATATTGATACAAGAACTATAGGTTGTAGCTAACAGGGCCTACTTTTATAGATTTCACAATCTTTCTACTTGATAAAAGACTGATACAGTAAAGGTGATTGCTGATTCAATAAAAATGCTTTAGTCAAGATTTCCTTCATTCTCTAGCCTTTTGACTTCAGAGTGTGTGTGtgagtatgtgtgtgtgtgtatacatATAATTTTatagtcctaaaatgttttccatgCACCTTTCCGAGGAATACAAGCTTGAACTGAAGCATTCCTGCAATTGTCAAAAGAACAGTAGGATCATCCGGCACAAGAGAAGCACTTGGGAGAACCTTATGGCCCCGTGAAGCATAGAAATCAAGAAACCGGCTGCGTATGGAATCCCCACTTACAGGGTTTTCCTGAGTCTTATCCTCCATCAATTCCTCTGTCACAGGCTGTACCGACGCTGAAAAGAAACATGATAAATACTAATCCTTCTTACACAGATCTTCAGGACAACCTATGTATTTTTATGTCAAATTTCATACAGTTAACTACAGCAACCTCGTATACTTCTTGTCCTGAACCGCATGCCACGTGCTCCTTGTAAAACAGAGCGTCCACTGGTCAACATACTAGGATAAAAAAGGGATATAGTTCTTGTATTATAACCTGCATAATTTCCCACACCAATATTTAGAAACTAACGCAACAAAGACACCATAGAATAACAAGGAACCTACTAAGAGGCAGATTATAATTCATATTGTGATCCTATTCCTACCAAACCCATAGATTTGCAGCTTCCAATTTTCCACATATGTTCATGCTCATCCATTACCCAGCTCTCTCCCCCTCTCAGACCCAATCTGACACAATCATGAAGACTCAACAACAAACACCTTCTCTGCTAAATAACGCAACGACAGATATCGCTACCCAAGTTAGAAATTTAACCATTAGAATCAAATTAACGAAGTTAGAGAGTAAGGAACTTTACCATTGGAGAAAGCAGAGGTGCAATTTGGTTGAACAGCAAAGTTTGGTTTGAGAAAAGAGATTGGAGaagggataaaagagataagagatttCCCACCATGGATGCTGTGCAGAGCGTGTGGAGGCAAATGCAGGCAGCCCATTGGCTCTCCCTATCAAATTCTTCCTACCTTCTCTAGGAGCGACTGAATTCTACCTCTTGTTTGGCTGTTCTGCTTTCAAACAGGCTGTTGTAAATTGGCTCTCAAGCAGGGAAAGATAAGCCTTTTTGAGGTGTCGGAATATTTACCTGTcacatttttcttatttttcattttttttttataattttgtttggTTCAAAATTCAAATATTGATAATACAGGCCTCGACTTGTGAGTAGAGGTGTCATGGGCCTCGTAGGCCTCGCACCTGCTAGCCCGCCAACCAAAAACCGGATTTGGATATGGAGCATTTCTAGATAATAAAGTTAtagcatttttttttatataatttattttattaggcTAATTTTccggaaagaaaaaaaaatacaattatctttaaaaaaaaagtgataattaaaatttaatcattCGTGTTTGCCATTATCAATGATTTGAGctctttattttcaattttttttaaaatataaattaatcaatAATATAAAACAATCAAGcattacaaataattataagagAAACAGAACCTATTTTTATAGAATAAGTATAAAACTTATTGCCATTGCTAATAGAGTTTGTATTTTTTAACTGATAAAAATAAGAATCTTCTAAATTCTTTTGAagaataataatatcaaataatcTTTATCAtataacctttgtttgattttgacAATAAAATAACATCTATGAATCTTTTATATTTGGACAGTTTTTTTAAAACTTTATTGTATATGAAGTACATAGATGAGTTGAAGTTACTATGCATCTATGGAGTAACAAAACACATTACCAAGCCTCATCAGTAAAAAAATCTATATCtacaaattaagatctaaaattttCGACTAAATAAAATCAACAATCATACTTGAAGCGGTGTGCAAATCAAGACTAGACCCAAATACTTATGTTTTTCATATTTTACAAGAACTTCTAATTTTAGATAGACTATTATTTTAttagataaattttatttatattttctaatttatTCAAGACTCTAAAATATTATTTCTATTTAATTTaggtttttaaatatattttctacttagattataatttaaaattctataaatacccattatattttcattatgtacaagtttttaaaattattgaatgaagttttCTTCTTTATAAAGTTAGTTTACCTTATTTTTATCCTAGACTTTGGATTAAGTCTTATTGTTATCTTAAGATCTTAGATTGGATCTTATTTATTCTTAAGGATTTGATTTGTGTCGATCCTTTACCGCGTTACACGCTGCATCAGGTGGTATCAAAACAGGGATTTTACTCTTATTACAATGGCAGATACTGGTGATGGTGGTGACAATCAACCTCGTTGTAACGccttcactttaggtagtccgtgcattctactgtttcgacgactaatgtctattcggatagctaggatgtctagaactacactcaaactagagtgaggaggcataaattgactgaataaacattaagaaaaatcaagaaaaaataaaacaagcaAAGTGCAAATGGGTTAAATGAACTAGGGGCTACGGCGATGGGTGAACGTACCAGGAAGCAACTGTGAAGATAGTTGCTCACCCCAAATCcgtgaggaaccctaggaaataattttgggacttaattaaaggtctaaTAAGGCATAAATGACCTTAGAAATACCaaagaaaattcagaaaaatttattaatcggtacagaccAAAAATAACCCAATGAGCATAACGaatagcattttggtcatttcaaccctagagttgatttttgacctaagtgtcaattaaaataagagagattaaaatacattaaaataaattaaattatgaaaaatacaatggaaaaatgagaaaagagaagaaaagaaataagattattgtatatatatgatgtcataatgacatcatttaaaatcaTTCAACCAATGGGAAATTAACAAGTTGTATTAAGGGATAAGGGAGATATAAAATCAGaccaattaattaaaatattgtcATCTTCCCCATTTCTTTCTCCTATGGCTGGCACACATAAAAAATTttctttcctccattgttgtTTAAATTGAGCTTAAATTTCTCCTtaaattccaccataaaatcctaatatcccttcACTAAAATCCATCCTCACATCAAAAGGAAGgttttgattatcaaaaagtgaagaaaatcTAAAGTTTATACAAGTCAAGAATTGAactacaaagaggttagtgcattttTCCCTACTTCTCCTTCTTTAATCATTGAGTATGACTTgagataagttgaaattgtaagaaattaaaagaaaatttgaacaTATAGGGGTCACTAAATTTCAGTAGCTTAAAGAACTTTAGAGGTTTGATAATTTTGACTTACCTAAGCTTGATGTTGATGAATGG contains these protein-coding regions:
- the LOC110661773 gene encoding alanine--tRNA ligase, chloroplastic/mitochondrial isoform X7, whose protein sequence is MLGNFSFGDYFKKEAIKWAWELSTKEFGLPGDRLWVSVYENDDEAFEIWHDEVGVPVEHIKRMGEEDNFWTSGITGPCGPCSELYYDFHPEMGYLDVDLGDDTRFIEFYNLVFMQYNKMDDGSLEPLKQKNIDTGLGLERLARILQKVPNNYETDLIYPIIEKASELANISYALADDQTKMNLKIIGDHLRAIVYLISDGVLPSNIGRGYVVRRLIRRAVRSSRLIGVKGDGKSNLEAAFLPAIAEKVIELSTYVDSDVKTRASHILEELQREELRFVQTLERGEKLLDQMLADALSSGHKNGTVPCLSGKDVFLLYDTYGFPVEITAEVAGEHGVKIDADGFEIEMEKQRRQSQAAHNVVKIAVENGDLSEIVSDTEFLGYDMLSARAIIESLLVNGKSVIQVAEGSEVEVLLDKTPFYAESGGQIGDHGFLYVTGGESKPVAVVEIKDVQKSPGNVFIHKGTIKEGVLEVGREVEAAVDPKLRQRAKVHHTTTHLLQSALKKVIGNETSQAGSLVAFDRLRFDFNFHRPLLDTELEEIERLINGWIGDATLLQTKVMSLNDAKKAGAIAMFGEKYGEQVRVVEVPGVSLELCGGTHVSNTAEIRAFKIISEQGIASGIRRIEAVAGEAFIEYINARDAQVKRLCSTLKVKAEELTSRVENLLEELRIARNEVSALRAKAAACKASIIASKAFLVGTSKKIRVLVESMDDVDADSLKSAAEYLIDVLQDPAAVVLGSGPDKGKVSLVAAFTPGVVDMGVQAGKFIGPIAKLCGGGGGGRPNFAQAGGKKPENLSSALEKAQADLISILTEKAS
- the LOC110661773 gene encoding alanine--tRNA ligase, chloroplastic/mitochondrial isoform X4; the encoded protein is MVGNLLSLLSLLQSLFSNQTLLFNQIAPLLSPMEHVACGSGQEVYEPVTEELMEDKTQENPVSGDSIRSRFLDFYASRGHKVLPSASLVPDDPTVLLTIAGMLQFKLVFLGKAPKQVPRATTAQRCIRTNDVENVGRTARHHTFFEMLGNFSFGDYFKKEAIKWAWELSTKEFGLPGDRLWVSVYENDDEAFEIWHDEVGVPVEHIKRMGEEDNFWTSGITGPCGPCSELYYDFHPEMGYLDVDLGDDTRFIEFYNLVFMQYNKMDDGSLEPLKQKNIDTGLGLERLARILQKVPNNYETDLIYPIIEKASELANISYALADDQTKMNLKIIGDHLRAIVYLISDGVLPSNIGRGYVVRRLIRRAVRSSRLIGVKGDGKSNLEAAFLPAIAEKVIELSTYVDSDVKTRASHILEELQREELRFVQTLERGEKLLDQMLADALSSGHKNGTVPCLSGKDVFLLYDTYGFPVEITAEVAGEHGVKIDADGFEIEMEKQRRQSQAAHNVVKIAVENGDLSEIVSDTEFLGYDMLSARAIIESLLVNGKSVIQVAEGSEVEVLLDKTPFYAESGGQIGDHGFLYVTGGESKPVAVVEIKDVQKSPGNVFIHKGTIKEGVLEVGREVEAAVDPKLRQRAKVHHTTTHLLQSALKKVIGNETSQAGSLVAFDRLRFDFNFHRPLLDTELEEIERLINGWIGDATLLQTKVMSLNDAKKAGAIAMFGEKYGEQVRVVEVPGVSLELCGGTHVSNTAEIRAFKIISEQGIASGIRRIEAVAGEAFIEYINARDAQVKRLCSTLKVKAEELTSRVENLLEELRIARNEVSALRAKAAACKASIIASKAFLVGTSKKIRVLVESMDDVDADSLKSAAEYLIDVLQDPAAVVLGSGPDKGKVSLVAAFTPGVVDMGVQAGKFIGPIAKLCGGGGGGRPNFAQAGGKKPENLSSALEKAQADLISILTEKAS